The sequence below is a genomic window from Coffea arabica cultivar ET-39 chromosome 4c, Coffea Arabica ET-39 HiFi, whole genome shotgun sequence.
CAGAATTTGGATATTGACATGGATAAAGAAGGAGATgagcaaaaagcaaaaaagagaaaagtagtAGTTGCAAATTATATGGTAACAATAGCTACATTAGTAGTTTGGTGGCATGAGAAACATATAGTAAAGGAGCCTTACTTGGACTTTAAAGTAGCACGTGAAATATATCTAAGGCGTCTTTACTATGGAAACAATAGAGTTTGTGTAGAGCAACTTAGACTCAATAAACATTGTTTTACTGTTTTATGTACAAATTTAAGAGAGCATTGTGGGTTGACGGATACTAGAAATATTACTGTTGAAGAGGCAGTTGCAATGTTTCTCTATGTTCTTGCTCATAATTTTAAGAATCGCACTGTCAATTTTAATTTCATAAGATCAGGTGAGACAGTTAGTCGATACTTTAATATAGTTCTACGTGCTATCATAAAATTGGGGAGACACTATCTTATCCAGCCTGAATCGGAAATGGAATGTTACGAGCATGAAAAGTGGGAATGGTTTTAGGTAATcaatattttttgatatttattaaTGAAGATAATATTTACAAGATTCATCAACTTATGATATTTTGTTTATAATACAGGATTGTCTTGGAGCGTTAGACGGTACTTATGTTAAAGTACATGTTCTTCTTAGAGATCAAGGAAGATATAGGAATAGGAAGAATGAGATAGCAACAAATGTTTTAGGTGTATGCTCCCGTGACATGAGATTTACATATGTATTGCCTGGATGGGAAGGTTCTGCAGCAGATGGTAGAGTTCTACGGGATGCGTTAGTTAGATCAGATCCATTAATTGTTCCCAAGGGTATGTGACAATTAGATatcaagtgttttttttttcttttaactatAAATGAGTAATAATTTGTTGTCTAACATTACAGGCAAGTACTTTCTTGTTGATGCGGGTTATGCAAATAGCTCCGGTTTCTTAGCTCCATATAGGGGAGTTAGATATCATCTTAGCGAGTGGTCTGCTAGTGGGAGCAAGCCTCAAAATTTTAAAGAGTTATTCAACCTTCGACATTCAATTGCTCGAAATATGATTGAAAGGACATTTGGTTTGTTCAAGAAGCGGTGGGCCATTTTGAGAGATGCATCTTTTTTTGATGTTAAGACTCATGTCATAATAATTAATGCATGTGCCATCCTTCATAATCTTATTCGAGTAGAACAACCAAATGACCCTTACTTGGATGAAGTTGATGCTGAGATGCGAAGAGTACAACATGaggttgatgatgaagatgaaatggaagatGAAGATGAGGAAAATGGAATGGAAGATGATGGTCCAAATAATGATGGTGGTGTAAATGCTGTTAACGAGAATCGAATTCGAACAGTACAACCAACTAGCGAGTGGACACAATTTAGGAATGCTTTAGCACGAGCAATGTTTATTGACTATCAAATTAGACAAGGCCATCATGGAAGTTGAAATTTGATAGGAATTTATTCGAACTTAATTTCGTATTAGAATGGCcatttattgaaaaatagtagCAATGTATAATTgtgcttttctttctctttttttttttttggctaaaaacACTTTGTTTGCGTATTCCTCTATTTCTTGTATTCCTAtattgaaatttcttgtaagataaaaaactcaaatatttatAATAGGTACAAGTTATGACTTTCCTCTCAATTCATATCATAGAGTAGGcttttgattttctaaaatttaaagtTCTTAACTTTAAAAACGTATCAAGGTTTTAACTCGATAAATATTAACTACTTTTTAAGTTAGAATatacaattattttttatttaatttaatttaattttttttaaaaaagaattttttatttttgcaaaaaaggaactaattttttttcttttaaagctTTATTAACAATTagttaaatgcaagaaaaaataaattattaaaggtACTAATTGGTTTTTTCCTTAAAGCTTTAGTAACAATTAGCtaaatgtttaaaaattattatatagtaaaaaaaagaaattttttatgtAAGGAAATATTAGTTGGaaacaattctaattcctaatgaattcttctctcatacaaacaaagaatttggaatttcaaataaattccgtatcaattctatgcatttcccaaacgaaagaattgaaatgacTTGAAATTCCAATTCATAGAATTCCAATTCTATAGAATTTCAATTCTAATTCAATTCTAATTCTGTAGAACCAAACGTACCCTAAGTATGGGTTGAGAAATAATTCTAGTATTCGGATTCAGACCTGGGTTCATTTACTGTAACAAAACTCGGATTTATTTATTCTAACAAAAAGCGGGTCGGATACGAAATATAGGATTTCAGCCCGTATCCGAACCCGACCCGAACAATAcgttaataattataaaatataaatatttctaaatataTTCTTTTTACCAAATTAACAAAAGTATTTTTTTACCAAATTAACCAAATTACCTGTATCTTAGATGAAGCATCTAAGAAATTAGGATTTGAAAGAGGCAAACTTGTTTGATCAGAAATGTATTCATCACAAATTGCATATAAGTGCTTTTTGCTAAATATTCTAAGATCATGTTGGACATTTTTGCtaacaaagataaaagaaaatgaattataCATATTggatcctctttttttttttcgagtagATCTAGATTCGATCCGGGACTCATCGGATCCGGTTCCGAAATCTTAAGCACACGATGCATCGGATATATGGGTCGGATTTGGGTctaatacattaaaatggattCGGTTCTACAATTTTCAATTGTGACTCGAATTCGACCGGTTGATAGGCCTATTGGCCCCTCCTTACTCCgctaaaaaaagagaaaaaaaaaacgatgACAATAATAACTTGATTGtaacattttctttttgtttgtttgttttaaaAGTCCATTTGGATTActatattttgaatattttgtagAGAAATATACCGtaataatttgatgtatataagataaaatAGTAATTAAATAATGTGTTAAAAAAACGTAAAAATGTTttggagaaaaataataatccaAACGAGCTGGCTTTTAGCCTTTTAGGGTGCTGCTCTGGTCTGGCCTTGGGCTGGCGACCCCAACAAGCCTAAGGAACCTCAAACTTGTGCACAGTAGGTATCATCATCATTTgtcatttgaaataaaaaagggTAGTAGTAGTGGGATTAGGTATTTCTTTCTGTTGGCGTTGTTGCATATAATTGAGAATTAGATCAGCATCCATATACCGTATATCTTTTTCTATAGGCCATTTCTTCAAATCTGATTACTAGTAGTTTTTTTCCCCCGTTTTAATTACTGCTAGTAGAAGTTAGACATCCCTAAATTCCGGCGAAAAAATCACATATCACAACTGGAAGCTCCTCCACATCCCCGGATCCGGATCTCTCTCAAGCTCATCAACTCCGACGACGACGACAAGACACTAGTCAACAAGCTCCACCCCAATCCCCTtactcctcctcctccctccccgcACAAATAATTCTACTGCTAACTGGTACTTCAGTCAAATTGGTggaatttttcccctttttgtgaGCAAATGGCTTCTGCTAAATCGTCGTCGCGGTCAAGGCAACCACCAGCTAAAACCACCGCCCACCCCAAAGACTCCGCCAATAAGCTCGAGGATAATCTTAACCTCTTCAAATCCGATAATTTCGACGCCGATTCCTATGTTCATTCCAAGTGTAATTCTTTCAACGAGAAGGTCCCCCCCACCACCCTCTCTCTTCTACTTATATTTCTATTTTCTTCTCTGTTTCTCTAATTTAATATCTTTAGGAATTTAATTACTGCTTCTTATTGTTTGGACCAACTTAAAGATTCTTCCTCCCTCTACTGCAGCTCTTATTGTTTAGACCGcctaaatattaaattttagCTGTAAGGAAGGATTGTAGCTCGTTTCAGAAGACACGTTGCCCACATATGACTATAGAACAACGGAAATGCGTTCCGAGTTCTTTTGCCCAATTTTATACCACTACTTCCTAACAGCGTTCTTGCCAATATTGGGAAATGGAACAACTTACCTGCTGCGCTTTGGATGGTTCAAATTAATGTTATTGAAATTGCGTGGCTTGTAGTTTGATAACCGTCCCAATTTTCATACTCAGCTTCGACCTACTCTTTCTGTTTGCTCTAATCATGTCTCTTTTTATTTGGTCGTGTTTCCACCTGTACCACATATGTTGCTATAACCATTGGACCCTAAGTTGACCCTCCCTCCTACATAACTTTCTGTTGATGAATATCATTTATAGAAAAGACAAGGCCAATCTACAAAGTTGTTCAATCATTGGCTTAGAATATCTTGACTTCGAGATGGGCTCGACCGTCTAAGTATTACCAATATGCTTCATTTCCTCCGGCGTATACTGCAATTGAGGAATTTACCATTCATTCATTTTGTCTTTTCAGTACAATTGCGATGCTCATGGACATTCTGTATATTTTTAAGTGCTCAATAAATTATCCTGTTTGAATTGCTTCATATGTCAGAACAGCATACCTCAAGTAGCGATTGGCCTAGTGACCTAGGTGTAGGACTAACGACACTGTCATTgctcttcaaattttttttcctccctcgtatttggtaatttggttGTTTATGTATATACTACTTCAGGAAAGTgggaaaaagaaatttgaaactTAAACTTTCATCACAGAGTGTTCAAAGAAGGCCTTTGGCTGCAAAATGATGCTTCACATTCAGGTTCCAGTATCATCTTAAAGTTCAATTTCACTTAGTGCACGTAGAAAATTCTGTCCTAGTTACGAGAATTGCCATTAGCTGTTTGTTGAATACGTACATACATacacatgtgtgtgtgtgtgtgtgtgtaatttAACACGATAAATGCTGCCCACGTGCACATGCTAAATTACAAATATTAGTTGTATAAATAATCAAACTTCTATCGGGGGGTAATTCTGTCATAATATTGTGGTCTGGCAGATTGCATGTGAACCATCATGCTTGTCAGGTTATTTGTGTACTGATTCTTTTGACATTAGTGAGTAATTCTGTCATAATACAATGGCCTCACAAGTTTTGGGGGGACAGATTATGCCTGGATAGTACAGTACACAAGTCACTTCAGCTTAAGTAGCAATGTAATTCCTAGATGTCATGAATGTTTTTAATTGCAACATTATAATTTTGCTGCAGTTAAGATTTCTCTGTTTGGTATGTGTGTGATGCTTTGCTCTGCATGAACGTATCAGCTTTGCTCCGCATGAACGTATCAGAAATTTCTGTGTTCTTAAATGCTGGTGTGTTTCTGTTTGCAGGAAATAAGGCAACTATGCTCGTATCTTCTAGATCTGAAGAAAGCTTCAGCTGAAGAGATGCGCAGAAGTGTCTACGCCAATTATTCAGCTTTCATTCGGTGAGCCCTTGGTTATGTTTGCCTGGATGGTAATAAAGATTTCTTTCACAGCACTTACCTTTGGCTGTGAATGACAATAAAAGAATCTCAAATACCCATATTGGCATATGGACCTGCAACAGATGGTACAGAATTTAGGTCCTACAGTGAAAGAGAAATTGTTCTACGAAAGCTAATACTATTGAATTCAGTGGCAACCGGACCAAGAAAAACAAACTCTGTAAACTAGGAAAGACACTGCTCTGATCTGGAAGTTTTATTTGCGACAAACTTCACCGAGAACATTTGCGACAAACTTCACCAAGTTCTCCGTGCTCATTTAACAGCCTTATAGCTGCAACGAAGCAGAGGCACCTGCCATTTTGATCGACAATGTTTTTAAAAGACTGAAGCTTCTTTTTCTATCAAAAACAGTCATTTCcatgtttcttttcttggattgtCATATCTAGTTGAAGATTTGAAATTATTCAGCTGAAAAACTGACACTTGCATTAATGTTAGAGAGACTGATTTGTGTTGTCTTCCCCCAATACATGTTGCATTTATTTGAaggttgaattcttgttttattGAAATGAAATCTTGGGTAGCACTTTCTGGTTTCATTAATTTGATTATTTTGTTCGCCAATTTCAATTTCCAGTACATCTAAAGAAATATCAGATTTGGAAGGTGAGCTTTCATCAATGAGGAACCTGCTATCTACTCAGGCTACTTTAATTCACAGTTTAGCTGAAGGAGTTCAGATTGGTAGCTTGTCTGACTCTGCAGCTGAAGGTTTGGCTGCTAATGGCTCAGTTAATGAGGAAGTCACAGAGCCTTCAGAACTGGAGAAAAGGTTAATCGAGTTTCCTGATCTTCTTGATGTGTTGTTAGCCGAAAGGAGAATAGATGAAGCATTGGCAAGGCTTGATGAAGGAGAACGCATAGCAGCTGAAGCAAA
It includes:
- the LOC140005052 gene encoding protein ALP1-like, translating into MRFTYVLPGWEGSAADGRVLRDALVRSDPLIVPKGKYFLVDAGYANSSGFLAPYRGVRYHLSEWSASGSKPQNFKELFNLRHSIARNMIERTFGLFKKRWAILRDASFFDVKTHVIIINACAILHNLIRVEQPNDPYLDEVDAEMRRVQHEVDDEDEMEDEDEENGMEDDGPNNDGGVNAVNENRIRTVQPTSEWTQFRNALARAMFIDYQIRQGHHGS